Genomic window (Candidatus Hydrogenedentota bacterium):
TGGACGGCTTCGGTGATGTGGTTGTCGGCGATGGAGTCGGAGAATTCGAGGTCGGCGAGGGTACGCGCAACACGGAGGACTTTGTCGTAGGCGCGGGCGCTGAGGCCGAGCCGGTTGAGGGCGTTCTCGAGCAGTTTTTCGGCGCTTGAGGAGAGGACGCAGTGTTTGCGGAGGGTCTTCGAGTCGAGGTGGGCGTTGCAGGCGCAGGAGCCGTTGTAGCGTTGGCGCTGGAGGTCGCGTGCAGTCTGAACGGTAGCCGCGACGTCGGCACTGGTCGGACCGGAAGCGCGGTTGTCGCTCAACTCTTCGAAGCTAAGCGCGGGTACATCGGCGTGAATGTCGATGCGGTCGAGCAAGGGACCTGACAAACGCGCCATGTATCGTTGGACTTCCCCAGTCGTACAGCGGCATTCCTTTCGCGGGTCGGTACGATATCCGCAGGGGCATGGGTTCATGGCGACAACAAGCATGAATCGGCTTGGGAAGGTGACGGAGTATTGCGCGCGCCGTATATGGACGAGTCCCTCTTCGAGGGGTTGCCGCAGGACTTCCAGCGCCCCACGGTTGAACTCGGGCAGTTCGTCGAGGAACAGCACGCCGTTGTGCGCCATGCTGACTTCGCCGGGCATCGGCTGCATGCCTCCACCTCCGCCGCAGATGGAGACGGTCGTCGCGGTGTGATGGGGCGCGCGAAACGGGCGCTGCGCGATGAGGTTCCGTTTACCGCTCGCGCCATTCGCGACGCTGTAGATCCGCGTAGTTTCGAGCGCCTCTTCAAAGGTCATGTTCGGCAGGATTCCGGGCAGTCGCGAGGCCAGCATGGTCTTGCCGGTACCCGGCGGACCGATCATGAGCAGGTTGTGTCCGCCGGCAGCGGCCACGGTCAACGCGCGCTTCACATGCGCTTGACCCTTCACGTCGGTGAGGTCCGGAGCTTCGGTGCGAGCCTGCGCCAACGTGGCTGTCAGGTCCGTGCGATACGGGGAACGGTCCAGTGCGCCTGTCATAAACGCGACGGCCTCGGCCAAGGTGGACGCGGGAATTACGTCGACGCCGGGCACGACGCCAGCCTCTTCCGCATTCACTTTGGGAAGGATGATGCCTTTGAGTTTGGCATCGCGAACGGCCATTGCCATGGACAGCGCACCGGCCACGGGTCGGAGAGAGCCGTCGAGGGCGAGTTCGCCTACCGCCGCGTATTCGTTGTAGCGGACACCGGAGATTTGCTCGGACGCGGCAAGCAGGCCGAGCGCTATGGGCAGGTCGAGCGCACTGCCTTCTTTCCGGATGTCGGCAGGCGCAAGGTTAACGACGATGACGCCGCGAGGGTATCGGAACCCGGAGTTCTTGATGGCCGAACCGACGCGTTCCTTGCTTTCCTTGACGGCGGCATCGGGCAAGCCGACCATAACGAACAAGGTGCCCCCGAGGCTGTTGTCTACCTCGACGGCAAGCGGATACCCCTCAATTCCAATGACGGCGCACGATTGCACCCGCGCCAGCATAGTCCTGAATCCCCCTCGATATGGTGAATGCAAGCGAATAGTAAACCGCCTGCGCGAACCAGTCAACCATAACCGTGGGACGACTATCGGTCCCTCGAAGCGGGCCTTCTAGCGAACAGGAATAGCTTCTCCGCACGTCTTGCAATTGAGGCTTTCTCCCACTAGGATTTGTCCGTTTGGGTCTCGCACGGGGGCCATGTACCAAGCTGTAGGCATTGTCCGCGCAAGAAGTCGCGCCTGCCGAAACAGCTGGAATCCTTCATCATCGAATACTTCATGGGAGGAATTTTGCAGTGACGCCAGAAAGCAGTGAAACGGGGGTAGGCGGAACCACATTTATCGAGCAAGACTGTCCGGATTGCGGGAAACATCTTCGTATCCCGTCTCAATTCGCGGGACAGTTCGGGAAGTGTCCGCATTGCGGGAATATGATTCTCGCCAATCGCGTGACCATACCCAAACCGGTTGCACCTCCCCCCCAGAGTTCGCGTCTCGTAGCGCTTGACGTGCTTCGTGGTTTCGACATGTTCTGGATCATTGGCGCGGATGCCATTGGCCAAGCCCTTATGAAGAGCACCGGCGGCGAGAACGCGCCGGCACCGATTAAGTTCGTCGCGGATCAATTGGAGCACGTGAGCTGGGAAGGGTTTCATTTCTACGACCTCATCTTTCCGCTGTTCGTGTTCATGGTAGGTATGTCATCGGTCTTCTCGTTGACCAAGATTATCGAGAAACACGGGAAAGCGTCCGCCATCAAGCGGATTGCGCGACGTGCGGCGCTTCTGCT
Coding sequences:
- a CDS encoding YifB family Mg chelatase-like AAA ATPase, producing the protein MLARVQSCAVIGIEGYPLAVEVDNSLGGTLFVMVGLPDAAVKESKERVGSAIKNSGFRYPRGVIVVNLAPADIRKEGSALDLPIALGLLAASEQISGVRYNEYAAVGELALDGSLRPVAGALSMAMAVRDAKLKGIILPKVNAEEAGVVPGVDVIPASTLAEAVAFMTGALDRSPYRTDLTATLAQARTEAPDLTDVKGQAHVKRALTVAAAGGHNLLMIGPPGTGKTMLASRLPGILPNMTFEEALETTRIYSVANGASGKRNLIAQRPFRAPHHTATTVSICGGGGGMQPMPGEVSMAHNGVLFLDELPEFNRGALEVLRQPLEEGLVHIRRAQYSVTFPSRFMLVVAMNPCPCGYRTDPRKECRCTTGEVQRYMARLSGPLLDRIDIHADVPALSFEELSDNRASGPTSADVAATVQTARDLQRQRYNGSCACNAHLDSKTLRKHCVLSSSAEKLLENALNRLGLSARAYDKVLRVARTLADLEFSDSIADNHITEAV